A single window of Salvia splendens isolate huo1 chromosome 6, SspV2, whole genome shotgun sequence DNA harbors:
- the LOC121807602 gene encoding uncharacterized protein LOC121807602, giving the protein MERPPLSPHFCFCNFQHRRRCSEHGDAPPPPCAATAAAAISRSPSRSGQPPPRRTLSPRAAPATVAFPFVRVAAAAVHAQAAALASPLHPYYTTGSLPNTATATDSPLRQHHNHHLLSPDNG; this is encoded by the exons ATGGAACGGCCCCCCCTTTCTCCTCACTTCTGCTTCTGCAACTTCCAGCACCGCCGTCGCTGCAGCGAGCACGGCGACGCACCGCCACCACCGTGCGCAGCCactgccgccgccgccatctCCAGATCTCCCTCTCGTTCAGGTCAGCCGCCGCCGCGGAGGACGCTGTCACCTCGCGCAGCCCCAGCCACCGTCGCCTTCCCCTTCGTGCGCGTCGCTGCCGCCGCTGTGCATGCACAAGCGGCGGCTCTGGCATCTCCCCTACACCCTTACTACACCACCGGCAGCCTCCCCAACACTGCTACGGCTACTGACTCCCCTCTCCGACAACACCACAACCACCATTTACTTTCTCCCGACA ATGGGTGA